The Pseudobacteriovorax antillogorgiicola genome includes the window CTTCTTTCTGGAGAAGCTAAACGAGCCCTGCGAACCGCCCAGTTCTTCCATCTACAAGTGGAGACTTCGGGTAACTTGAAAACCATCGATCTGAGTCCGGCCATCGATATGCAGTACAAAGCGCTTGAGCTGAGTTTCCGTGAAAAATTCGAGGACTCTACAGGCAACCTTATCCGTCAGGGGATACTGCAAAGAAAATTGGATGTTATAGGCTACGCGCGCCCTATCCCTAGAGCCATGGATGAGTTTGAACATTACATCGAGAGCTTGCCGATCATTAACACGATTCCATTCTTTAGTCGTTTCAAGCTCAGAAAGATGCTTCGTGCCATATGCCAATTCAGACCAGGGCGTCGCTTCACCTTAGATGGATTGAAAGCCTTCGCCCTATTCTTCATCTGCTTTTCTAGAAAAGAATGCCGATACGGTTTGAACAACCTCTTTCCCTTGCCTAGCATGACCGACGAGGAGCTTTTCGATTTTTGTAAGTCCCTCCATGTTTTCCAGGACTTTCGGAACCGCGCCGCCCATGAAGGATTCCACCCAGATGCCAGCAACGACCTCGCTGGGATCTGGGAAGACACTGCAAAGATTGTCGAGAATATGATTCGCGTTCAAAAAATTATTGCTGGGAGCACCGAGCTTGCCAGCTACCAGACCGGCGCTTAGACGCCAGTGATACCATGTAAAGCCCATGTAAAAGAACGCTGGAGGATAGGCCTTCAGCTTGCTCCCCCCCAGAAAATCGTGATATCCCATCGATAGACCAATTCTCAGCTTGGTGCTTTATACGTCCAAAAGAATTGGGCTTTTCGAAGTATTGCCAGGGAGTATTGCCCTGGTGGGATTGACTAAAGGGAGGTGAGGTATGACAGATCTAGTGGCTTTAGTCACAGGGGCATCACGAGGAATTGGTCGGGCTTGTGCCGAGGAACTGGGCCGCCAGGGCTACAAAGTGGCGATCCACTACCGAGGTAACGAAGACTTGGCTCGACAAGTAGCTGAATCTATTCCAGGGTCAAAGATATTTCAGGCCGATGTTGCAGAGGAAGAGCAGTGCAAAGCTCTCATTAAATCTGTAAAAGAAGAATTTGGTCGGATTGATGTACTAGTCAACAACGCAGGAATGAGCATCGATCAGGTTCTGACCTTTGCTAAGCCTGCTGATTTTGAACGTCTATTGGACGTTAACGTCAAGTCTGTGTTCAACCTCTCTAAGCTCGTATCTAAAGTGATGATCAAGCAGAAAAAGGGTTCGATTATCAATCTCACCTCCGTAGTTGGCCACACTGGCAATGGAGGACAGAGCATGTACGCAGCAACTAAGGGAGCAATCACCTCCTTCACCAAAAGCATTGCGAGCGATTTAGCAGGCTTTGGAATCCGTGCAAACTGTGTTGCTCCAGGTTTCATTGAAACCGATATGACCAATGCCTTACCTGAAGAAGTCAAAGAAGCCATCCTTAAGAAAGTGCCTCTCAAGCGCCTAGGGACAGGGAATGAAGTGGCAAAGACTGTTCATTTCTTAGCCTCTGATGCCTCGTCTTATGTCACTGGCAGTACCATTCACGTTAACGGTGGCATGTTCACAAACTGAGGAGTTAACCTTATGAGTCGTCCTCAGGCCTTTATTCATGGGATGGGTCACTACCATCCCAATACTGTTTTAAACAATGATTTCTTTGATGAACTCGATATCGGTTCAGATGCTCAGTGGGTGGAAGACCGAACAGGAATCCGATCCCGCAGAAGTGTTCTTACGGTTTCAGATCTCATTGCGATGAAAGAGCAGCGAACCACCTTAACGGAGCTTCGTGCGCAAGGGCGCGTTCAGTCCATCGCTGATATTGCCGAACTCGCTTGGAAAAACCTTCAGGAAAATACCAAGCACAGCTTTGCAGACCCTGATCTAGTAATCTGTGGAACTTCGGTTCCTGACTATGCTATCCCTGCCAACGCCTGCACTATCTCCCAACGTTTGGGCTTTCCGTCAGCAAGTTTCGATGCAAACTCAGCGTGCAGCTCATTTGTCGTTAATATGCACCTGGCCCGAGGCCTTGTTCACAGTGGGTTGAATCAAAAAATCGCAATTTTTAACCCCGAGCGATACTCTCTGAGAATCGACTTTCGGGATAAAAATTCTTGTGTTCTTTTTGGCGATGGCTCTGCGTGCTCGTATCTATCCCATGAACCGAAACCTGGCAGCCTCAAGGTCGTAGACACCTTCATCGCTAGCGACCCTGAAGGCTATGAACTTGTGCAAATTCCTGATGATGGCTATTTCTCCCAGAACGGCCGCGCTGTTCAAAAGTTTGCTATCACCCGCACAATCGAAGCGACACGAGCAATCATGGATCGCAATCAGCTAGGGCCTGATGATATCCATTACTTCGCTGGACATCAGGCAAACTTACGCATGATTACGTCCGCAACGGAAAGGCTTGGCTTCGATCCAGATAAGCACATTTTTAATGTCGATGAGTATGGAAACCAAGGTGCAGCAGGAGCACCGGCTGTACTATCCATGAACTGGAATCGCTTTAAAACCGGTGATCGTATTATCGTAACTGTCGTTGGTAGCGGCTTGACTTGGGGTGCTGCGCTACTAGAAAAAACCTAGCATCACTGGACTAAATCCTGCCTTGGGCCTGACCAATGAGGCGTTTGGACTTCAAAAAGAGGAATCTCCAAGCGCTTCTGCCCGCTGCCATCACGATTCATAATAAACAACCCCGGCTCTCCCTTAGAATTGCTTTGCCCAATACGATTGCTCTGAAAGGCAATCATCTGACCATTGGGCGACCAACTAGGACTCTCATTATCACCGGTCTTCAGTGTTAGACGCTCCAGCTGGGAACCGTCGGGATTCATGATGAAGATATCATATCGGTCGATATCCTTATCGTAGCCACCAAAGATGATTTTATCAGATTCTGGAGACCATGCGGGGGTTGAATTATACCAGCCAGCATAGGTTAGTCTCTTATCGCGAACCACTCGCGATTCACTGCCATTAGCAAGAGTTCCCACGAAAATATGAGGATTACCATAGCGACCCGAAACAAAGGCAATGTACTTGCCATCAGGGGAGTACTTTGGATCGACATCTAGCCCAGAGCCTTTGATAAGCAGCTTGCGTTTGCCACCCTTGCTGGGCAAGACATAAATATCTGTATCTCCACCATTGGAAGCGGTGTAGGCAATGTATGTGCCATCTGGCGACCAATTAGCGCCGCTGTTAAGGCCACGGGTTTGAGTCAAGCGCCGCTTGCTGCCATCCTGAGTATCGTAAATGTAGATATGAGGATTTCCACCTTCAAATGAAGTGTAGGCAATATAGCGACCATCCGGGCTCCAAGCAGGAGACAGGTGTGGTTCTTCCCCAGTTGTAATCTGTTTAAGGTTACTGCCGTCATAGTCAGAGATAAAGATCTGCTTAGCACTACCTTTTTCGCGGCGCCCCACAAAGGTAAGCTTGCTGGAGAAGATGCCTGGCTTGCCTGTGTAAGCCTCCAAAACGAAGTCTGCGTAGCGTCTAACAGTTGTTGTGAAGTCTTTCACGTCGGTAAACTCTTTAGCAACAAGCTGCTTGTTCCGTGTGACATCGAAAGTTTTCAAAGTAACGGTTAGCTTTCCTTCTTTAGACTCCATGGAGCCCAAGGTCAAAGACTCGACCCCTAGGGTTCGCCACTGCACTGTTTCAGGACCAGATAACTTGATCATGTCGGTGAGCCAAGCCTTTCCGTCTTTCGATTGGCGTTCACCAATCATCTTACCCATGTAATCTTCGTAGGCTTGAGACGCCACCACATTGAAGAACCCAGAGAAGGTAAGTAGCTCCGCAAGCTTGGTATGAGTCTTTGATTGAAAGGTTTCTGCCAGTGCACCAGTAGCCTGATTGTTGGTGATGGCAGGTGTTGCTACAAGCACCTTGCGAAACGAGGGATTGTCGATATTGACAATCAATGGTTGTGAGCCGTGAGCCACGGAGCCTGCGATCATGATTAGCATCGAAAACATTAGTCTGAGCATCATAGCCCTACCTCAAGGATTGCAATTGAACTGAAAGGTATTTCCCGCTAACTTTTGGGGCGGAGCCTTGAACGGGGCTGATTTCTGAATCGCCTCCGTGCAGTATTGGTCAAATACATCATCGCCCGAGCTTTCGGCTACTTTAGCAGTCACCAACTCGCCGCGAGCGTTGATCACAATGTGGAGCGCCGCCTTTACATTTGAGCTACTAAGTTCATAGGTTTTTGGCAAGGCCCAGTTTCTACGCACCGCCCTGGTTAGATAGCCAAGATATCGTTGGGCTTCCGCTCCTTCTAGAAGACCAGTACCCATAGTGCTATTGAGCCCCACATCGTTACTCAGATTTTGCTTCAGTTTAGGCATCAGATCCGCCTCGTGAGCTTTAAACTCTTTCGATTTTTCTTTCTGCTGCTGCCTAAGACGCTCCATGGCAATCCGTTTCAGCGCCTCCGCTTTGCGAAGTCGGGTTGCCGCCTGCCGATCAGGTTCTTCTAGCTCTGGACTATTTTTATCCGTGTCCTCACTGGCATTTTTACCAAGATCAACCGTCTCATCGACTGGGCCCTCGGCAAGCCCCTCCTCACGCTTGGTTTTTTCTTTAACCGTGAAGTTTTTCGTAATCTGAGGGAGCAAGTTGGATGGAACAGCAACCTTCTCTGACTTTTTCGCATTTGGGAGAACTGTTTTATTGGATGCTCCAAGATCAAAGTCTGCCACAAGCTCTGTTTCAATGGCCCATTCTGGGATTGGTCGCTCTGGCGACAAAACATTAAAATGCCCCAAAAGAAACACCAAAACATGTGCGGCCACCGATAAGCCTAAAAATAACTTGAGCATCTGATCTTGGTTGCCCAGGATCTTGCTAGGCCGAATCATATCCTGTGTGGACATAAGCAACTAGCGCCCCTTGGGTGGTTCCGTTAACATACTGATCTTTCCAACGCCTGCAACTTTTGCAGAGCTCATCGCATCGACGACTTTGCCATAAACGACCCTCTTATCGGCACGAATATAGAGTTCCTTCTTCTGCCGGTGCTCGTATATGGCAGCCAAGCGAGATGATAATGCATCGGCTGTGACTTCCATCTTTTCGATGTAATACTGCCCTTTCTGATTGATGGACAGCACCACACGATCCTCGGAAATCGACGAACTGCGGGCCTTACTAGTGGGTAGACTGACCTTGATTCCACCAATAGACAAAGGTGCCGTTACCATAAAAATAATCAATAGCACAAGCATCACATCCACGAGGGGCACGATGTTGATATCTGCCATGGCCTCATCAACTTCATCACCACCGCTATCCATTTTAAAATCCATGTGGCCTCCTTAGAGATTGGGAGAAGCGTTCGTCTTCTTCTCTGCCACCAAGTAGCGTTCGACTATATTCAAGAAGTCCATCGAAAAGCCATCAAGGCTCGATGAGACGCTACGGATTTTGGCATTGGCTGTGTTGTAACCAATCACCGCAGGAATCGCAGCAGCCAATCCGAACGCCGTCGCAATCAAGGCCTCCGAAATTCCTGGCGCCACCGCGGCGAGGCTGGCATTACCAGATTTAGCTATGCCTTCAAAGGCACCCATGATTCCCCAGACCGTTCCAAATAGCCCGATAAATGGGCTGGAGGAAGCGATGATCGCGAGGAAGGGTAAGTAGGCTTCTAACTTCTTTCGCTCCATACGCTTGGCCTTGGTCAAAGACCGCCCCATATTTTCCACCGCAGCATGCACCGCTAATTGTAAAGAGGAGGTTTGCTCCCGAAGCTGGCTCCCTCGCACAAGTTCCGCATACCCTGTTTTGAAGACTTCCTTCGCAGGGCTGTTGGGGTAGTCAGTTAAACGGCTATTGAGTTCGTTCAAAGAGCGGCTATCCCAAAAACTTTTGATGAAGGCCTCGCTGGTACTCTGAATCCGCCTCAGAGATATCCACTTAGTTAAGAAAATAGCCCAGCTGAACATTGAGAATACGATCAGAATCATCAGGACCGAGAAAACGACAATTCCACCGCGCCAAGCCTGCTCGAAAATCGAGGTTCCCCCTAGATCTATGGCCTCGCTTGCCTCCACCACGGGAGTGGTCTCTTGGGCTTCGCTTGTCATAGTTTTGTCATCGGCCTGGGCCAAGGTGTGAGTTGCACCAGAAAAAACCAGGCTGAACACCATCAAAACTCGCAGCATAATTTTAGTAGGATTATGAAACCATTGCATTAATTGCTCTCCGTCAACTTTCGGTTTATCTCTATTATAGTACATTTTCGAACACATCATATTGACCGCGAAAATTCCAGTCTTGCTGACTCCCCATTTAGGCTCGCCAAGTCATACAATTTGTACTATGAAATGGGCCTAAGTTTAGCATAATACCAAATCGATCAAGAGGAGCCATTATGCTTGATACTCAAGAACTATCCAAAGGACTTCCCCGCTATGACTTTAGCCGTGAGGAGATCCGTGCCATATACCAGCTGCCATTTCCTCAGCTCATCCACCTCGCGCAAACAGTGCACCAGAAGCACTTCAGGCCAGACGAGGTGCAGATTAGCACTCTTCTCTCGATTAAGACAGGGGGATGCAAGGAAAACTGTGCCTATTGTCCCCAGAGCGCCCACTACCAAACCGGTGTCGATGCTCATGGGCTGCTTGATGTGGAGCAAATTCGAGGGGCAGCTCAACGAGCGAAAGACAGCGGCTCCAGCCGCTTCTGTATGGGCGCTGCTTGGCGCAGCCCACCTAAGAAAGGCCCCCAATTTGAAAGGGTTTTAGAAGCTGTAAAAGAAGTTCGCTCCATGGGTCTCGAAGTTTGTACAACCCTAGGAATGCTCGACGAAGAGCAGGCTGATCAACTCGCCGAGGCTGGGGTGTATGCATACAACCACAACCTGGATACCTCTCCTGAGTTTTACGGTGATATCATATCAACCCGCACCTACCAGGATCGTCTCAACACCCTTGACAATGTCCGCAAGGCAGGAATGACAGTTTGCTGCGGAGGAATCGTCGGAATGGGAGAAACTGTCGATGATCGGATCGGTC containing:
- a CDS encoding beta-ketoacyl-ACP reductase, with the translated sequence MTDLVALVTGASRGIGRACAEELGRQGYKVAIHYRGNEDLARQVAESIPGSKIFQADVAEEEQCKALIKSVKEEFGRIDVLVNNAGMSIDQVLTFAKPADFERLLDVNVKSVFNLSKLVSKVMIKQKKGSIINLTSVVGHTGNGGQSMYAATKGAITSFTKSIASDLAGFGIRANCVAPGFIETDMTNALPEEVKEAILKKVPLKRLGTGNEVAKTVHFLASDASSYVTGSTIHVNGGMFTN
- a CDS encoding 3-oxoacyl-ACP synthase III family protein; amino-acid sequence: MSRPQAFIHGMGHYHPNTVLNNDFFDELDIGSDAQWVEDRTGIRSRRSVLTVSDLIAMKEQRTTLTELRAQGRVQSIADIAELAWKNLQENTKHSFADPDLVICGTSVPDYAIPANACTISQRLGFPSASFDANSACSSFVVNMHLARGLVHSGLNQKIAIFNPERYSLRIDFRDKNSCVLFGDGSACSYLSHEPKPGSLKVVDTFIASDPEGYELVQIPDDGYFSQNGRAVQKFAITRTIEATRAIMDRNQLGPDDIHYFAGHQANLRMITSATERLGFDPDKHIFNVDEYGNQGAAGAPAVLSMNWNRFKTGDRIIVTVVGSGLTWGAALLEKT
- a CDS encoding DPP IV N-terminal domain-containing protein, translated to MMLRLMFSMLIMIAGSVAHGSQPLIVNIDNPSFRKVLVATPAITNNQATGALAETFQSKTHTKLAELLTFSGFFNVVASQAYEDYMGKMIGERQSKDGKAWLTDMIKLSGPETVQWRTLGVESLTLGSMESKEGKLTVTLKTFDVTRNKQLVAKEFTDVKDFTTTVRRYADFVLEAYTGKPGIFSSKLTFVGRREKGSAKQIFISDYDGSNLKQITTGEEPHLSPAWSPDGRYIAYTSFEGGNPHIYIYDTQDGSKRRLTQTRGLNSGANWSPDGTYIAYTASNGGDTDIYVLPSKGGKRKLLIKGSGLDVDPKYSPDGKYIAFVSGRYGNPHIFVGTLANGSESRVVRDKRLTYAGWYNSTPAWSPESDKIIFGGYDKDIDRYDIFIMNPDGSQLERLTLKTGDNESPSWSPNGQMIAFQSNRIGQSNSKGEPGLFIMNRDGSGQKRLEIPLFEVQTPHWSGPRQDLVQ
- a CDS encoding TonB C-terminal domain-containing protein, which encodes MSTQDMIRPSKILGNQDQMLKLFLGLSVAAHVLVFLLGHFNVLSPERPIPEWAIETELVADFDLGASNKTVLPNAKKSEKVAVPSNLLPQITKNFTVKEKTKREEGLAEGPVDETVDLGKNASEDTDKNSPELEEPDRQAATRLRKAEALKRIAMERLRQQQKEKSKEFKAHEADLMPKLKQNLSNDVGLNSTMGTGLLEGAEAQRYLGYLTRAVRRNWALPKTYELSSSNVKAALHIVINARGELVTAKVAESSGDDVFDQYCTEAIQKSAPFKAPPQKLAGNTFQFNCNP
- a CDS encoding ExbD/TolR family protein encodes the protein MDFKMDSGGDEVDEAMADINIVPLVDVMLVLLIIFMVTAPLSIGGIKVSLPTSKARSSSISEDRVVLSINQKGQYYIEKMEVTADALSSRLAAIYEHRQKKELYIRADKRVVYGKVVDAMSSAKVAGVGKISMLTEPPKGR
- a CDS encoding MotA/TolQ/ExbB proton channel family protein, whose product is MQWFHNPTKIMLRVLMVFSLVFSGATHTLAQADDKTMTSEAQETTPVVEASEAIDLGGTSIFEQAWRGGIVVFSVLMILIVFSMFSWAIFLTKWISLRRIQSTSEAFIKSFWDSRSLNELNSRLTDYPNSPAKEVFKTGYAELVRGSQLREQTSSLQLAVHAAVENMGRSLTKAKRMERKKLEAYLPFLAIIASSSPFIGLFGTVWGIMGAFEGIAKSGNASLAAVAPGISEALIATAFGLAAAIPAVIGYNTANAKIRSVSSSLDGFSMDFLNIVERYLVAEKKTNASPNL
- the bioB gene encoding biotin synthase BioB; amino-acid sequence: MLDTQELSKGLPRYDFSREEIRAIYQLPFPQLIHLAQTVHQKHFRPDEVQISTLLSIKTGGCKENCAYCPQSAHYQTGVDAHGLLDVEQIRGAAQRAKDSGSSRFCMGAAWRSPPKKGPQFERVLEAVKEVRSMGLEVCTTLGMLDEEQADQLAEAGVYAYNHNLDTSPEFYGDIISTRTYQDRLNTLDNVRKAGMTVCCGGIVGMGETVDDRIGLLHQLSSLNPHPESVPVNLLVKVEGTPLAEEGDIDTFEMVRTIATACIIMPESRVRLSAGRTQMSDEAQALCFVAGASSIFSGDKLLTTPNPGDDRDQSLLQRLGMRPKPTAVAEEESNYDCDNGVALH